The genomic window GTGAGCACCAGCCGGATCTGATCATTCTGGATGTGATGATGCCCAAGATTGATGGCTGGTCGGTGTTGTCGGCGCTGAAATCCGATCCGCAGTTGACGGACATTCCCGTGATCATGCAATCGGTTCGCGACGATCGCGACCTGGGCTACATGCTGGGAGCATCGGAGTATTTGGTCAAACCCGTCGATCGCGGTAAATTGGTATCGCTGCTGCGACAGCACATCGGCGATTCCGACGCCTCGGTGCTGATTGTCGACGACGATCCGGGCACGCGGCGAGCGCTGGCCAAGTCACTGCACGAAGAAAACTGGAAAGTGGTGCAAGCCCGCGATGGCGTGGAAGCAATGGCGGCCGTGCAATTGCAGTTGCCGACGGTGATTCTGCTAGACTTAGTAATGCCTCGAATGGATGGCTTTGAGTTTTTGCATACCTTGCACCAACACCCTCCGTGGCGGGAAATCCCGGTCGTTGTTTTAACGGCCAAAGATTTGACCGCCGAGGATCAGCAGCGGTTGAACGGAGGAGTGGAGCGAGTGCTTGAGAAAAGTTCGCTCAACCGCCACCGCTTTTTGGATGAAGTGCGACGCCTGGTAACCACCTTGGGCAAACACCACCCTGGACAACTCGAGCCCATCAAGGAAAGAGACCGCTGATGCCCCGAATTTTGATCGTTGACGATAACGAAGACAATCGTGATGTATTGGCCCGGCGGCTACAACGCCGCGGATTTGATGTAACCTGCGCTGCCGGTGGCAAACAGGGCGTCGAACAGGCCAGCCATGACAATCCGGACGTGATCTTGATGGACATGAACATGCCCGAACTGGATGGCTGGGACGCTACCAAGCAGATCCGCCAGCAGGGGCTGACCGTGCCGGTGATCGCGCTGACGGCGCATGCCATGGCAGGCGATCGCCAGCGTGCCCTGGATGCCGGTTGCAATGAATACCACACCAAACCCGTCGAGCTGGACAAACTATTGGACCTGATCGAAAACCTGCTCAGCACTCCGCAATAGACCAGCCGATCGAATCTCTGGCGAGATCGGCTACGCTAATGCAACAGCGCGACCTCGGCGACCAAGCCCGGGCCAAATCCCAACATCACGCGGGGGCCGCTACGTTCGGCCTGCATGGCTTTCTCCAAAATAAATAACACCGTCGGCGAGGACATGTTGCCACAGGTCCGCAGCACCTCGCGCGAGTGTTGCAGGTCGGCGTCGGCAAGGCCCAGTGTCTGCTGGGCGGCGGTTAAGATCCTGGGCCCGCCGGGATGGATCACCCAGTCGGCAATCTGATCGATCGTCAGGTCGTGTGTGCCCAGCCATTGCTCCATGAAGGGGCGCAGATGCTGACAAATCGAATCGGGAATCTCGGCCGACAGCTTCATGTCAAACCCAAAATCTCCCACGTTCCATGACATCTGATCCAGCGAATCGGGGATGTAACAGGACGCGGTATCGACCAGCGAAGCAATCTCATTTTGTTCGGACGATTGTTGCAACACCACCGCCGCGGCTCCGTCTGCGAACAAAGCATTGCCGATAATCGCCTCGTCATCCCATTTCATGCGGTAATGCAAACTGCACAGTTCGACGGCGGCCAACAATACGGTGGCTTGAGGATCGGCGGCGATCAAGCCTCGCGCCACGCGCAAGCCGTTGATGGCCGCGTGACACCCCATAAACCCCACGTTGACTCGTTGTGTGGTGGGCGGCAGGCCAAGCTCGGAAATCAGATGGGCGTCCACACCCGGCGAGACAAATCCGGTGCAAGAAACGGTAACCAGATGCGTTATTGAGGCGGCATCCACGCCGGCGTGTTCGATGGCCGATCGGCTGGCCGTAGCGGCCAGGGGCGGAGCGTACGTGGCGTAGGTCTGCATCCGCAGTTCGGTGCCGGCACCGCGGCCCGAGTCGGCATTCAGCTGACTCCAGGCGTACCCGGTTTGCCAGGGCACGACGATATGCCGCGTCTCCACACCCGACTTGCGATACAGGGCGGAGATCAAACGACGTTGCCGTTTGTCTTCGCAGATCACATCGCGGGACAGCGTCAACGATTCCTCCTGCGAAATCGTTTCGTCGGGCAAGGCAGTGCCAAGGCCCAAGATCGAGCATGTCATACAGCGACTTCCTGGTTCAATTGTCGGACCACCGCTCGTCCCAGAGAAGGGAATTTCGAAACGATCCGGACCATACTCCCCGTTAACGCCGGATAACGCAATCCCTTGGCCAGCATTCGGCACCACCGCTGATGGCCACCGACCAATTGCCGAGTCGTTTGCGTCCACTGGGCGATCATGTCGCCGTTCCAACCGTCAATCGCGCGATCGGCCGCAGCCACCACGGCTCGACCACCGCGGACGGCCCAGGCCATGCCTTCCCCGGTAAAGGGTTCGATGTAGCCCGATGCGTCGCCGACGAAAAACAGGCGATGCGAACCCGCCTGGGGCCGCTGCCGGGTCAGCGGACTGGTTCCCCGCCAGTCGCCTGTGTGCAGATCGGGAAGTTCCGTAATTCCGGCGGCCTGCAAAATTTCCTGGCACGCTTGACCGGGCGAGCACGAGCGGAGGGCTTGGCGGTCGACGGCGGCGGCGATGTTTAAGACGTCGGCCGAAGTCCGGGCCAGACCTACATAACCTTGATCGGCCACCGCCATATAAATCGTTCCTGAAGAAAACGACGCGGGAAAGCTGCGGCACTGAAGGCCCAAGCCAATGCGTGAATGCTGATCCGCCACCGACTCCGATCGCTCGTCGTCGATCCGTTTTTGGCTGGCCAGGCCACTGGCGACGATCACGGTTTGCCCCCGCAGTGGCGTTTTGGAATCCAAGGTTTCCACCGTCCGCAGCGGAGCCTCGGCGGCCGCCGCGCCGACGCGGACCGTGACGGGGGATAGAAAGCGGACGCCGGAAGCGATGGCCGCCGCGACCAACATGCTGTCCAGACTGCGGCGAGACACCGCCACGCCGCCGGTCAGCGGTAGGCAGAGCGAACGACCGCGAGCATGCATCTGAAATCGCTCCAGCGGCTGCGTCTCCAGTCGCCGCAGTTCGTCTCCCAATCCGATCGCCTCAAGGCCAGCCACCGCGTCTTGGTTCAAACAGGCACCACAAACTTTGTCACGCGGAAAGGTGGCCCGTTCGACCAGCAACACGCTGCGGCCCTGCTGGGCCAATCCGCGTGCCGCCACACTGCCTGCCAATCCCGCTCCGATCACGATCGCGTCCCAGTCCGTCGCGGCGGCCTCAGAAAGTTCGATCGTCGAGCGAATTGCCATGCTCATGCTCATGGAAAAGTTTCCCAGGTCATCAGAAATCGCTCGGGCCACTGCTTGCGGATCGTCGCGTCCTGTAATTGACATTGTGCGGCCAAGTCAACCACCTCGGGCAAACTGAACGCGCCCTCGACCGACAACGGCCCGTCGACGCGGCACAAGGGATTGCGGGTCAGCAAGCGACAGCCGGTCCATGCTAAACCATATCCCAAGCGAGTCCGCAACAGATCGCTGACCACAATCATCCGCGACGTGGCCGCTCGCATGCCTTCCAGCAATCGCACCGCGTCCTCCCGGTCCAAATGATGCAGAAACAGTGAACTACAAATCGCATCGAACCCCTCAGGCAAGGGTTGTCCCAGCACGTCGGCCGTAAAGAACTCGACCTCCACGCCGGCACGCCGAGCTTGCCCGCTGGCATACTCCACCGCGGTTTGGCTGATGTCGCAACCGCACACTTGCAGCGGCAGTCCGAGTCGCGCGGCCCGTTTGGCCAACCCGATCGCCACGTCTCCGCCACCGCTGGCCACGTCCAAAACCCGCAAGGTTCGACCAGGATACCGACGCGACAACTGTGCCAACGGTCGCCACACGGCCCCCACGGTGCCACTGAAACGATTGATCCTCGCCAACCCGCGAAGCGCCCCGTGGTGTAAATCCGGATCGACGCCGGGCTGGTCCATCAACTCGGGTTGGCGGCAGCGGACGTGGGGAAACCCGGAACGGTTCGAAGAAGCTATACCGACGATTCCATATCCCGAAGATAGACGGCCAACACCGATTCAAAGGTCTGTGAATCGATCGTGTAGTGCGGCTCGGCATCACTGAATTTATTGCAGTGTTCGACCAGCACACGGTACAGAAAACGGAACAGATGCCGGGGCACGCGGAGCGATTGGAAGACGGCCAACAGGCGAGCATAACCGATTTGTTCGTCAAACAGTTTCTTGGGTTCCGGAGCGCCTCCCTCGGTGGCACAAGCCAACATCCGGGCCCGCGCCAGGTCGTACAGAGATTCGCCGGTCCACGCAAAGGCGGGGATCACGTTCTGTTTATCCAACCGCGCCCGCTCGTGAAACTCCGTGGTCTCGCGTTCCACGTCGCGATGTAGTTCTTGGGGCAGCATCATCTTCAGCCCCAAGCCGGGATGCTTCAGCAGTTTGTTGTCCAGCAGCGGCCAGACAAATCGCCGCATCAGTTCCGGTTTGCCGCCCGTCATGTGCGGCTCGTCGACGCGATCCAACAGCACGATGGTGCCGGCGAACCCTAACTTCCGCGTCGCCATCTGCAACTTGGTCAACAATTCGAAGCGATCGTCGGTGCGACTGAAGCGGGGCAGGGGTTGGCTGGCCAGTTCGGACGGTGGAAACCGCATCAGGACTTTGCGCAGCGAGCCGACTTCGCGTTTGCCCACTCGCATATGACGCCGCACTCCCATGGCCGCCCGCTGGCAACGGATCCATCGCCACAGATAGGGCGCGAACCCGATCACACTTAGCAGCGGAGCCAACCAAGCGGCCGTTTGCCAGACCACTCGCTCGGTGCGAAACAGATAGCCGACCAACACAACCGACACCACGGTGGCCACGATTCCCAACCAGAAGTCCCAAGGCACATACCAATTGGTGTAGCCCAATTTACGGCGGAACTGTTCCCAGCGTCCGGTAAACGAGGCGGACGTGGATTGGTCATAGCAACAAGCCAACAGCAACAAGTCGCGGGCAGTGGTGCGATCGAGTTTCCGCAGATCATCGCCGTGAACGCGACTGGCTTTGAACATCGGCGAATCTTCCGCCGCGGCCGCCACGTCGTCGTCCGAAGCCAGCGTCTGGTCGATCAATTGGGTGGTTCCGATGCACAGAATGGCATCCATGTGGTCCCACAATCGCCACGCATCCAGCACTCGCTCGGGCTTCTTGGATTTCCGCCAACTGAGTCGTTCGCAGAAGTGATCCAGGAAGGGATTAAAGTCATCGTAACGGATCACGTACACGCGTCGCGCCGGATGCTCACGATTGTAGCTGGCCAGATGGCGATCGATTTGCAACCGCATGGCGGTTTTGCCCGAGCCCTTGGGGCCGAACACGATCGCCGTCGCCGGTTCCGACGGGTCGCCGTAGACTTTGTCCCACACCGGATGGTAGGCGCTGATGATACAGTGTTCCTTGAACACCGGATCGGTCTGAGCGTCTTCCTCGGCAAAGGGGTTGCGGAGGATTCCATGGTGTTCAAGAAAACTCTGGATGTTCATCTCGGCGACTTCCGTTCAATTATTTGGTCTTCAGGCCTTTGACCATCTTGCCGAAAGCCTCACGATGGGCTTTGACGATCGTTCCGGGACCAATCATTTTGATGAAGTACTTGCGGCCTTCCTCGTCAACAATGATCGCGCCGGACATGGCATAGTCGGGTCGCTCAATCACCGGCCCGGGGGCAAACGGTCCGCCCGTTTTTTCTTTAAACGCACCATCCAGATTCACCAGATAGATGGTGTTGCCGTCGACCGTGGTCTTTTCCTGTTTGACCGCGTCCTCGCCGGCAAGCTTAAACTGGTTTTTCCAGCGAGCGATATTGGCATCGACCGAACCGGTGGCCGCCATCATCGTGACGCGTGCCTTGCCCGCTTCGTCTTCGACCGTGGCGGCAAATTCATGTTCAATGATCGAAACCTTGGGACGAACGACCCGCCATGCAGCGGGGGTCGTGATGGTGCCCGCATCGAACACCGCAATCGTTTTGCCCTTGGCCGCGGCATCCTCCGCCGTAGCGGTCTGCAGGCTGGACAGCACAACAGTCATCGAAGCCAGCAAAGTCAAGCTATATCGCAACATTAGATTCCTCATTTACACGCAAAGGTAGGGAATTGGTGGGGGATTGTAACAGCAAGCCGAGGCGTTGCGGAGGTCGCCCCCAACAGTTTAGCTGGCCGGCAGCCGTTTGTGGCTGAAAAGCCGTATCCGAATATCGTAGTTTGCCCTTTCCAGCGGCATTTGCCTGCCCGAGTCGCTGCTCAGTTCGATGGACGAGTCGGGGTGGAGAGCGTTTTCGATTCCAGCCTTGCCGCAACCCACTGGCCCAGCAAGCTCGCGGTGATGCGGTTTCCTTCCCGGGTGAGGTGGCAGTAATCGGTAAAAAATTCGACCTCCGCACCCACATCCACAAGTCCCGCGTTGACATCCAGAAACTGGTCCCCCCAACGCTCTCTCATCCGATCACACAAATAGTCGTCGAAAAAATAGCAGTTGATCTGGCGGGCGTGGGACAGCACTTGCGTATCGGGCGACGAACTCATGACAACCTGATTGAGCCTTTTTTCGATCTCCGACAACGGTTTGTTACGTCCGATGCGATGCAGCAGAGGCTGAAGTGCGATCAGCAGTTCCGCGTCATCACTCTCCACAGCAGCGCGAAAGTGCTCTGCGACTTGAAGATACCGGTCCGCATTCTCGACATACCTTTCGCGGTTACGTTGATACGCCTGTTTTGAGTAATCCACCTTGTCCGCCACGTTTTGCGTGTATTGGCTGGAGGCCATGTTTCCAATACGTAAACGATCAGCGACTTTCTTGAGCACGTAATAGGTGTTCGTCTTCGCAATCAAAGTCTTTTCGTAATGGTCGTTCCAGAGTCCGATGTACTTTGGCAATTCCGCTTCTTCATCGCCATAAGGCGTGCCTGAGTCGAATACCGACAGATCATTCATGCCCTCCAAGCTGATGACAAAATCCGGCGAAAACCGAGAAACGTTGGCCGCGTAGTCGAGGAACGACTGATGCAGCCGCCGGCCGAAGGCAGCGGATGTGATTACCTGAAATTGGGCCTCGGGAAATTCGTTTCCCAGCCAAGCCTTCAATTGGCCCCCCACACTTTCCGGATAACTGTAAATGCCCCAAGGGTAAGGATGCGCGGCAGAATAGGCTTCGGTCTGCCCGGCACCGATGGCTGTCGAACCTCCCACCAAAAAAACACGGACAACACCAGGCGGCTTCTCGATGTTGACAGGCGTATCGCAGATAAACCCGTTCGAATCTAACTTCACCGCCGGCAGGTCCGGCGTTGCTCGGATTGTTGAATCACCAAAATCGTAACCTGGCGTCTGGCGATAAACGGTATACCCAGAAATCACCCGGTCGTATGGATAGTTGCGGCGTTTTTCACGGTGTCCATAAGCGACCACGACTAGATAGCACAGCAGTTCAACCACCAGCAGTGCCACGACGACGATTGCCAGCAGCGTCTTCTTCCGATGTCTTTCGAATCGATTATTAGCTGACACGAATTCCCTCACTCCAGTACGAATACGCCAGTGGCGGCTCAAACTTCCCCCGGCTGGCAGCCTAGGCGTCGGGCGTTGTTAAGACCTTGGTCATCTGTTGCCTTAGCGATTCGTTGGCTGCAGCGCTGAATTGCGGCTCCCAGACACTCAATTCGGTGCCTTCGATTCGGGCCACACTGGCTCCTGCCTCGCGGGCGATCAGAATACCGGCCGCCGCATCCCAGCTCTTGACGCTCGACGCCCAATAGCCGTCCAGCCGCCCGGCGGCGACGTAGCAAAGGTTTAAAGCGCACGAGCCCAAACGGCGGACCGCTTGGCATTGGTCCAGCATATTGACGAACCGCTTCACTTCGCTCGATTCGCGAGCCACATGGGCGGCAAAACTGCAGACCAGCAGAGCGTCGTTTAACTGCTGACAATCGCTGCTTTGAATCGGCTGGCCGTTGACCTCTGCGCCCTGACCGCAGACGGCCGTAAACAGCTCGTCACAAACCGGGTCGAACACTACTCCCACCTGCAGCTGACCATCGGCAAACAAGCCGATCGAGACCGCAAAACTCTGCAACCCATGCACATAGTTGACCGTGCCATCGAGCGGATCGACGATCCAGCAAGCGGGAGCACCAGAATCTCCCGCCAAGACGGCCGCCGGAGGATCGTTTTCACCGTCTTCCTCACCCACAAACGCGTCGTCGGGGAACGCCGACGTCAGGATGTTGCGAATCGCTTGCTGCGACGCCAAGTCCGCATCGGTGACCAGATCTCGTGGGCCTTTCTCGCGGACCTCGCGGGTATCACGCCGTTGCATCAATTCCGCCGCTCCGGCACGGGCGGCGCGGATGGCAACTTCGAGTCGCTGGGTATTTAGTTCTAGGTCGGTCATGGTTGTGATGCGGGGTTCTAAAAAAGGGGGGGAGCTGTAGCCGAAGTCGCCAGACTTTGGACAGCCGCCAAACTCAGCGGAGCTCGGATACGGATGTTCCACGCTCTGGCGAGCGTAGCTACGGGGACGGAGCGTCGGGCAGCTGTATCCACAGCCCACCGTCTTGCTCTTTTAGCGGATAGGTTTCTAAAAGTTTTTGATTGTGAATTGTCTGCCTGCCCGTCGCCAGCTCGTATTGCCAACCATGCCAGGGGCAAGTCACACAGCCGTTGGCCACGGTTCCTTTGGCGATCGGACCTCCCTGGTGGGCACACATCGC from Roseimaritima ulvae includes these protein-coding regions:
- a CDS encoding Rieske (2Fe-2S) protein; translation: MSEDPQRWFRICDLDAIAEQEAAEFVVEGLIVAVFREQEQWYALDAMCAHQGGPIAKGTVANGCVTCPWHGWQYELATGRQTIHNQKLLETYPLKEQDGGLWIQLPDAPSP
- a CDS encoding response regulator, encoding MPRILIVDDNEDNRDVLARRLQRRGFDVTCAAGGKQGVEQASHDNPDVILMDMNMPELDGWDATKQIRQQGLTVPVIALTAHAMAGDRQRALDAGCNEYHTKPVELDKLLDLIENLLSTPQ
- a CDS encoding methyltransferase domain-containing protein, with the translated sequence MDQPGVDPDLHHGALRGLARINRFSGTVGAVWRPLAQLSRRYPGRTLRVLDVASGGGDVAIGLAKRAARLGLPLQVCGCDISQTAVEYASGQARRAGVEVEFFTADVLGQPLPEGFDAICSSLFLHHLDREDAVRLLEGMRAATSRMIVVSDLLRTRLGYGLAWTGCRLLTRNPLCRVDGPLSVEGAFSLPEVVDLAAQCQLQDATIRKQWPERFLMTWETFP
- a CDS encoding inositol monophosphatase family protein, which translates into the protein MTDLELNTQRLEVAIRAARAGAAELMQRRDTREVREKGPRDLVTDADLASQQAIRNILTSAFPDDAFVGEEDGENDPPAAVLAGDSGAPACWIVDPLDGTVNYVHGLQSFAVSIGLFADGQLQVGVVFDPVCDELFTAVCGQGAEVNGQPIQSSDCQQLNDALLVCSFAAHVARESSEVKRFVNMLDQCQAVRRLGSCALNLCYVAAGRLDGYWASSVKSWDAAAGILIAREAGASVARIEGTELSVWEPQFSAAANESLRQQMTKVLTTPDA
- a CDS encoding SGNH/GDSL hydrolase family protein; translated protein: MSANNRFERHRKKTLLAIVVVALLVVELLCYLVVVAYGHREKRRNYPYDRVISGYTVYRQTPGYDFGDSTIRATPDLPAVKLDSNGFICDTPVNIEKPPGVVRVFLVGGSTAIGAGQTEAYSAAHPYPWGIYSYPESVGGQLKAWLGNEFPEAQFQVITSAAFGRRLHQSFLDYAANVSRFSPDFVISLEGMNDLSVFDSGTPYGDEEAELPKYIGLWNDHYEKTLIAKTNTYYVLKKVADRLRIGNMASSQYTQNVADKVDYSKQAYQRNRERYVENADRYLQVAEHFRAAVESDDAELLIALQPLLHRIGRNKPLSEIEKRLNQVVMSSSPDTQVLSHARQINCYFFDDYLCDRMRERWGDQFLDVNAGLVDVGAEVEFFTDYCHLTREGNRITASLLGQWVAARLESKTLSTPTRPSN
- a CDS encoding FAD-dependent monooxygenase; translation: MAIRSTIELSEAAATDWDAIVIGAGLAGSVAARGLAQQGRSVLLVERATFPRDKVCGACLNQDAVAGLEAIGLGDELRRLETQPLERFQMHARGRSLCLPLTGGVAVSRRSLDSMLVAAAIASGVRFLSPVTVRVGAAAAEAPLRTVETLDSKTPLRGQTVIVASGLASQKRIDDERSESVADQHSRIGLGLQCRSFPASFSSGTIYMAVADQGYVGLARTSADVLNIAAAVDRQALRSCSPGQACQEILQAAGITELPDLHTGDWRGTSPLTRQRPQAGSHRLFFVGDASGYIEPFTGEGMAWAVRGGRAVVAAADRAIDGWNGDMIAQWTQTTRQLVGGHQRWCRMLAKGLRYPALTGSMVRIVSKFPSLGRAVVRQLNQEVAV
- a CDS encoding type III polyketide synthase; amino-acid sequence: MTCSILGLGTALPDETISQEESLTLSRDVICEDKRQRRLISALYRKSGVETRHIVVPWQTGYAWSQLNADSGRGAGTELRMQTYATYAPPLAATASRSAIEHAGVDAASITHLVTVSCTGFVSPGVDAHLISELGLPPTTQRVNVGFMGCHAAINGLRVARGLIAADPQATVLLAAVELCSLHYRMKWDDEAIIGNALFADGAAAVVLQQSSEQNEIASLVDTASCYIPDSLDQMSWNVGDFGFDMKLSAEIPDSICQHLRPFMEQWLGTHDLTIDQIADWVIHPGGPRILTAAQQTLGLADADLQHSREVLRTCGNMSSPTVLFILEKAMQAERSGPRVMLGFGPGLVAEVALLH